From a single Candidatus Defluviilinea gracilis genomic region:
- a CDS encoding VanW family protein — MASISNPYRTLPALPQILAAFVSGVTLFLGILIASTLGYQLMYAGRIFPGVSVAGVDLSGLTRDEAALKLNQTLSYPITGKILFRDGEKVWVASPAELGMVFDPSSTAGAAFQLGRSGGLFGSLTGQIQARSSGADVPAVILFDQRVAAHYLSQISAQINQPMAEASLELEGTNVVAKAGQVGRELKLEATMVYLGAQLQTFTDGEVTLVVQEIQPQILDVSAQAEAARQVLSQPLTLTIQNSTESDPGPYVYDARVLASLLGVQRVQNGAQTEVHVVLNSEGLRNLLNPIKAEVDRAPSNAKFIFNDETKQLDKMEDSKTGRAMDVNASISTINDALFRGEHTVSLVINEAQPQIPGTATGQELGITELIASETSYFYGSSQERIQNIKAAAERFHGVMIAPGEIFSMGAAMGDVSLENGFAEALIIFGGRTIKGVGGGVCQVSTTLFRTVFNAGFPVVERYSHAYRVSYYEMTASGAVDPDLAGLDATVYFPLVDFKFKNDTPYWILMETYVNESGRSLTWKMYSTSSGRTVSWDTTGPVNVVPAPSPLFEENPDLSKNEMKQIDYAANGADVTVTRTVSQDGAVLFQDQFVTHYEPWQAICQFGPDSRNPEKLAAEKKLCRNPST; from the coding sequence ATGGCTTCCATTTCCAACCCGTATCGAACCCTCCCCGCATTACCGCAGATCCTTGCCGCGTTTGTCAGCGGCGTGACGTTGTTTCTTGGCATCCTCATCGCCTCGACGTTGGGATATCAACTGATGTATGCCGGGCGAATCTTCCCCGGCGTTTCAGTTGCCGGCGTGGACCTTTCCGGACTTACGCGTGATGAAGCCGCGTTGAAGTTGAACCAAACGTTATCGTATCCGATCACCGGAAAGATATTGTTCCGGGATGGCGAAAAAGTTTGGGTGGCGTCCCCAGCCGAATTAGGCATGGTGTTCGATCCCTCCTCCACAGCCGGAGCCGCCTTCCAGTTGGGAAGAAGCGGCGGGTTATTCGGTTCATTAACCGGTCAAATTCAAGCGCGCAGTTCGGGCGCGGATGTGCCCGCAGTCATCCTGTTCGACCAGCGCGTGGCGGCTCACTATCTGAGTCAGATCAGCGCGCAGATCAATCAACCGATGGCGGAGGCGAGCCTGGAACTCGAAGGGACGAACGTGGTCGCCAAAGCGGGGCAAGTGGGACGCGAGTTGAAGCTCGAGGCAACGATGGTATACCTCGGCGCGCAATTGCAAACCTTTACCGACGGCGAAGTGACTCTGGTGGTGCAGGAGATCCAACCTCAGATCCTGGATGTGAGCGCGCAAGCCGAAGCGGCGCGGCAGGTGCTGAGCCAGCCGCTTACGCTGACGATTCAAAACTCGACGGAAAGCGACCCCGGCCCATATGTGTATGATGCGCGGGTGCTGGCAAGTTTGCTCGGCGTGCAGCGCGTGCAAAACGGAGCGCAGACCGAAGTGCATGTTGTGTTGAATTCGGAGGGGTTGCGAAACCTGCTCAACCCGATCAAAGCGGAAGTGGATCGCGCGCCCTCCAACGCCAAATTCATTTTCAACGACGAAACGAAACAATTGGACAAGATGGAAGACTCGAAAACGGGTCGCGCAATGGATGTGAACGCCAGCATCTCAACCATCAACGACGCGTTATTTCGCGGCGAACACACGGTGTCGTTGGTGATCAACGAGGCTCAGCCGCAAATCCCCGGCACAGCCACAGGGCAGGAATTGGGCATCACCGAACTGATCGCCTCTGAAACATCGTATTTTTACGGTTCCAGCCAGGAGCGTATTCAAAATATCAAAGCCGCCGCCGAACGCTTTCACGGCGTGATGATCGCGCCGGGTGAAATCTTCTCGATGGGCGCGGCCATGGGCGATGTGAGCCTCGAAAACGGATTTGCCGAAGCGCTCATCATTTTTGGCGGCCGCACCATCAAGGGTGTGGGCGGAGGGGTGTGCCAGGTCAGCACCACGTTGTTCCGCACTGTGTTCAACGCCGGCTTCCCGGTGGTGGAGCGGTATTCACACGCGTATCGAGTCTCATATTATGAGATGACCGCCAGCGGCGCGGTTGACCCCGATCTGGCGGGGTTGGACGCCACCGTATATTTTCCCCTCGTGGATTTTAAATTCAAAAACGACACGCCCTATTGGATTCTGATGGAAACCTACGTGAACGAAAGCGGTCGTTCGTTGACCTGGAAAATGTATTCCACCTCCTCCGGGCGCACCGTTTCGTGGGATACAACGGGACCCGTCAACGTTGTCCCTGCGCCATCGCCCCTGTTTGAAGAGAACCCCGACCTGAGCAAGAACGAAATGAAACAGATAGATTACGCCGCGAACGGCGCGGATGTCACCGTCACGCGCACGGTGTCTCAAGATGGCGCAGTCTTGTTTCAAGATCAATTCGTCACCCACTACGAACCCTGGCAGGCGATCTGTCAATTTGGGCCCGATTCGAGAAACCCCGAAAAACTTGCGGCAGAGAAAAAATTGTGCCGCAATCCATCCACCTAG
- a CDS encoding glycerophosphodiester phosphodiesterase has protein sequence MIESLPQPVIFAHRGASAYAPENTLAALELAVAQGADAIELDVKLSSDGHAVVIHDDTVDRTTDGVGRVKELTLAELRSLDAGASFSEKYRGEKIPLLEEVFEAVGRRSFINVELTNYDNKKDHLVETVCMLVKKFNLQQRILFSSFHAKNLAKARGLMPGAPRGLLAVNDYRGIWQRSFMFAFGDYHALHPYLENTSPQQVQRVHRMKRRVHVWTVNAEEEMRRLFRWGVDGIFTDDPLLALKVRGEL, from the coding sequence ATGATCGAATCGCTTCCCCAACCTGTCATTTTTGCCCATCGCGGCGCGTCGGCGTACGCGCCGGAAAACACCCTTGCGGCATTGGAGCTTGCCGTCGCGCAAGGGGCAGACGCCATTGAATTGGATGTAAAGCTGTCCTCCGATGGGCATGCCGTTGTCATCCACGACGATACGGTAGACCGCACAACGGATGGCGTTGGGCGGGTAAAAGAGTTAACGCTGGCTGAACTTCGCTCACTAGACGCGGGCGCGTCATTCTCTGAGAAATATCGCGGAGAGAAAATTCCGTTGTTGGAGGAAGTCTTCGAAGCGGTTGGCAGGCGTTCGTTCATCAACGTGGAATTGACCAATTACGACAATAAAAAAGATCATCTTGTTGAAACCGTGTGCATGCTCGTCAAGAAATTCAACCTTCAGCAACGGATCCTTTTTTCTTCTTTTCATGCGAAGAACCTGGCGAAAGCGCGCGGCTTGATGCCGGGCGCGCCTCGCGGCTTGCTGGCGGTCAACGATTATCGAGGGATTTGGCAACGTTCGTTTATGTTCGCGTTTGGGGATTATCACGCGTTACATCCATATTTGGAGAATACCTCGCCCCAGCAGGTGCAACGCGTCCATCGCATGAAGCGCAGAGTCCACGTGTGGACGGTGAATGCGGAAGAGGAGATGCGTCGCTTGTTCCGCTGGGGCGTGGATGGAATTTTCACGGACGATCCGTTACTGGCGCTCAAAGTTCGAGGGGAGCTGTGA
- a CDS encoding isoprenylcysteine carboxylmethyltransferase family protein, producing the protein MFWIIVAVAFWGFFHSVNSTFAVKEWIRRALGDGFMKFYRLAFNVFAALTFLPIPILLFTLPSRLLYRVPAPFMQLMIAGQVFFAACLFTALYHYGILYFIGLRQLVELPSERKLVGSGSYAIVRHPFYAYFLFFLWLTPVMTMNLLIAYLSLTAYIRVGIYFEERKLLREFGEEYAKYRASTPMLIPGLKFGRNKSRSPLVLEPQSTDKV; encoded by the coding sequence ATGTTCTGGATCATCGTAGCGGTTGCGTTTTGGGGCTTCTTTCATTCGGTCAATTCAACTTTTGCGGTCAAGGAATGGATCCGCCGCGCGTTGGGCGATGGCTTCATGAAGTTCTACCGCCTCGCTTTCAACGTCTTTGCGGCGCTGACCTTTTTGCCGATTCCCATCCTGTTGTTTACACTCCCCAGCCGATTGCTGTATCGCGTCCCGGCTCCGTTCATGCAGCTGATGATCGCCGGGCAGGTGTTCTTCGCCGCTTGTTTATTCACCGCTCTGTATCATTACGGTATCTTGTATTTCATCGGCTTGCGACAATTGGTTGAACTCCCCAGCGAGCGTAAACTGGTTGGAAGCGGCTCGTATGCGATCGTGCGGCATCCCTTTTACGCGTACTTCCTCTTTTTCCTCTGGCTGACGCCGGTGATGACGATGAACTTGTTGATCGCCTACCTCTCGCTGACCGCGTATATTCGCGTCGGCATTTATTTCGAGGAGCGAAAATTGCTCCGCGAGTTCGGCGAAGAGTACGCGAAATACCGGGCGAGTACGCCTATGCTCATTCCCGGCTTGAAATTTGGCAGGAACAAATCGCGTTCTCCTCTCGTTTTAGAACCGCAATCGACGGATAAGGTATAA
- a CDS encoding Trm112 family protein, with protein MIDANLKEILRCPNCVRSTGGELNLRNDAWFICKDCGRKYPIVDDIPIMLIEEGDKWVGTAESALPIPPPSK; from the coding sequence ATGATTGACGCAAATCTAAAAGAAATTCTACGATGCCCAAATTGTGTCCGCTCCACTGGCGGCGAGCTTAACTTGCGCAATGACGCATGGTTTATTTGCAAAGACTGTGGCCGCAAATACCCCATCGTGGACGATATCCCGATCATGTTGATCGAAGAAGGGGATAAGTGGGTTGGCACAGCGGAAAGCGCCTTGCCGATCCCGCCTCCCTCGAAATAA
- a CDS encoding DUF853 family protein has product MTDSNFYLGREYDPKTQKVTAKNINYDPADLTTHAVVTGMTGSGKTGLCVALLEEAALQGIPAIIIDPKGDLTNLILHFPELAPQDFQPWIDADLARRSGKTLEQVATDASTSWRNGLKEWGMTPERVLALKNSVQFSVFTPGSDSGIPVSVLSSLAAPEISWQDNRETLRERIASTVTALLGLVGINDIDPIRSREHILLSNIFENAWSQGKDVELTELILQTQTPPFDKLGAFPVDTFFPAKDRMDLAMILNNILAAPAFEAWREGQSLDVNALLYTKEGKPRHSIFYLAHLSDAERMFFVTLLFSAVETWMRTQSGATSLRALLYMDEIFGYLPPLGNPPSKQPLLRMLKQARAFGLGLLLATQNPVDVDYKGLSNAGTWFIGKLQTDQDKNRLLDGLESAAGGVSRGIFDKLISSLGKRVFVLHNVHSKAPELLQTRWVMNFLAGPITRTQIPALNQLANADASLPTQGQPASPSSTVSTPQPSFMASAPQRQSPVSNLQSPTSNSQFSSTKPSIPPTIREYFLPQNLSLPEAFKAANQPAPSEAMIESIVYKPALLASAQIRILDRKLGVNSEIARTAVVASPEKRGTVRWEDYAATGKPMDNVDTSPAPSTKFGTVDAPLNDAKLMTALQKDFTDWVFRNSSVTARANQALKVFAGPDVTQAEFMTACSDAARALRDAELEKKTSAIDKKIKTLEDKIYREERELRQDQEDARNRNIEAGLNGVEAVAGLFGLGRKKSLSTPVSKFRMAKNAKEDVRESEEAIQQFKNDIDDLQRQREQIEAEITERWGRAASESTEVTVNPKKTDVYVNLFGVGWMPYYLVNSGGGLLELPAFGAE; this is encoded by the coding sequence ATGACAGACTCAAATTTTTATCTTGGACGCGAGTACGACCCGAAAACGCAAAAAGTAACCGCGAAGAATATCAATTACGATCCCGCCGATCTCACCACGCATGCGGTCGTGACCGGCATGACCGGCTCCGGCAAGACCGGTTTATGCGTTGCCCTGCTCGAAGAAGCCGCGTTGCAGGGCATCCCCGCTATTATCATCGACCCGAAGGGCGATCTCACCAATTTAATTTTGCACTTCCCCGAACTTGCTCCGCAAGATTTTCAACCGTGGATCGATGCAGATTTGGCGCGTCGTTCCGGCAAGACTCTCGAACAGGTCGCAACGGACGCGTCCACTTCGTGGCGCAATGGCTTGAAAGAGTGGGGGATGACTCCGGAGCGCGTGCTCGCCTTGAAAAATTCTGTGCAATTTTCCGTTTTTACACCGGGCTCCGATTCGGGAATCCCTGTCAGCGTGTTGTCATCGCTTGCCGCGCCTGAAATCTCATGGCAGGATAACCGCGAAACCCTGCGCGAGCGAATCGCAAGCACAGTGACAGCCCTGCTCGGACTCGTTGGCATCAATGACATTGATCCCATTCGTTCGCGCGAACACATTTTGCTTTCCAACATCTTCGAGAACGCGTGGAGTCAAGGCAAAGACGTTGAACTCACCGAATTAATTTTGCAAACGCAAACCCCGCCGTTCGATAAACTCGGCGCGTTCCCAGTGGACACTTTCTTCCCCGCCAAAGACCGCATGGACTTGGCGATGATCTTGAACAACATCCTCGCCGCGCCCGCATTCGAGGCTTGGCGCGAAGGTCAATCGCTGGATGTCAACGCGTTGCTCTATACCAAAGAGGGCAAGCCGCGTCACAGCATTTTTTATCTCGCGCATCTCTCCGACGCCGAGCGCATGTTCTTCGTCACACTGCTTTTCTCTGCCGTCGAAACATGGATGCGCACCCAAAGCGGCGCAACCTCCCTCCGCGCGCTCCTCTACATGGATGAAATTTTCGGCTATCTGCCTCCGCTCGGCAACCCGCCTTCCAAACAGCCGTTGCTTCGCATGTTAAAACAAGCGCGCGCGTTCGGGCTTGGCTTATTGCTTGCCACGCAAAACCCGGTGGATGTGGACTACAAAGGCTTGTCCAACGCCGGCACGTGGTTCATCGGCAAACTGCAAACCGATCAAGATAAAAACAGACTGCTCGACGGGCTTGAAAGCGCGGCGGGCGGCGTCTCGCGCGGTATCTTCGATAAATTAATTTCATCGCTCGGCAAGCGCGTGTTCGTCTTGCATAACGTCCACTCCAAAGCGCCGGAGTTATTGCAAACACGCTGGGTGATGAACTTTCTCGCCGGTCCCATCACGCGGACTCAAATTCCCGCATTGAATCAACTCGCCAATGCGGATGCTTCGCTTCCGACTCAGGGTCAGCCTGCCTCGCCCTCCTCAACTGTTTCTACGCCTCAACCATCTTTCATGGCGTCTGCCCCGCAAAGACAATCTCCAGTCTCCAATCTCCAGTCTCCAACCTCCAATTCCCAATTCTCCTCCACCAAGCCCTCCATCCCTCCAACGATCCGAGAGTATTTCCTCCCGCAAAACCTCAGCCTGCCCGAAGCGTTCAAAGCCGCGAATCAACCCGCGCCCTCCGAAGCGATGATCGAAAGCATCGTGTACAAGCCGGCGTTGCTGGCGTCCGCCCAGATCCGCATCCTCGACCGCAAACTCGGCGTGAACAGCGAGATCGCGCGCACGGCGGTTGTCGCCTCGCCCGAAAAGCGCGGCACTGTCCGCTGGGAGGATTACGCGGCTACCGGCAAACCGATGGATAACGTGGACACATCTCCCGCGCCCTCCACAAAATTCGGCACAGTGGATGCGCCGCTGAACGACGCCAAATTGATGACCGCCTTGCAAAAAGATTTCACCGATTGGGTCTTCCGCAATTCATCCGTCACTGCCCGCGCGAACCAAGCGTTGAAAGTATTCGCCGGTCCCGATGTGACTCAAGCCGAATTCATGACCGCCTGCTCCGACGCGGCGCGCGCGTTGCGCGACGCCGAACTCGAGAAGAAAACCTCCGCGATCGATAAAAAGATAAAAACTCTCGAAGACAAAATTTACCGGGAAGAACGCGAACTCCGCCAGGATCAAGAAGATGCGAGAAACCGCAACATCGAAGCCGGGCTAAACGGAGTGGAAGCTGTGGCAGGCTTGTTCGGGTTGGGACGTAAAAAGAGTCTTTCCACGCCGGTCTCAAAGTTCCGAATGGCGAAGAACGCAAAGGAAGATGTGCGCGAGTCGGAGGAAGCCATTCAACAATTTAAAAACGATATCGACGATCTTCAAAGACAGCGTGAACAGATCGAAGCGGAGATCACTGAACGCTGGGGAAGAGCCGCCAGCGAATCGACTGAAGTGACCGTCAACCCCAAAAAGACCGATGTGTATGTGAATCTATTCGGCGTAGGCTGGATGCCCTACTATCTCGTGAACTCCGGCGGCGGCTTGCTCGAACTCCCCGCATTTGGGGCTGAGTAA
- a CDS encoding AAA family ATPase encodes MTNPLGKTNMGTGLFSPPPINSVEDTGLSALWLQDLTLKILYSQGFLSGFKIAESIALPFAGVTDSILESLKREKLIEVKSSQGGLGEGSYTYGITQAGVARAREALERSQYSGPAPVPFEVYNEAIRRQRAGRLTVTTRTMRQILSQLIISEKTFQKLGPALNSGSSIFLYGPPGNGKTSVARAFGNLALSQVLYVPYALYLDGQVIKVYDQVSHRLVPEGEGGSSSGTGSTGNLRTSQRRDPRWVKIRRPFVVVGGELTLEGLDLVYDDVHKYYEAPFQVKANGGILLIDDFGRQQVRPRDLLNRWIVPLENRVDFLTLHNGRKVEVPFDVTIVFSTNLPPKDLVDEAFLRRLRHKIEIGDPSYEEYREIFKRVASDKRVEYNDQGLAYLLQEWYIKRNRKLRASHPRDLCDQILDISSYLGAPPAMSRDMLDRAASAYFVDI; translated from the coding sequence ATGACGAATCCGCTAGGAAAAACCAACATGGGCACCGGGCTGTTTTCTCCGCCCCCGATCAACTCGGTGGAAGATACGGGTCTCTCCGCGCTTTGGTTGCAGGACCTGACCCTCAAGATTCTCTATTCGCAAGGTTTTTTGAGCGGGTTCAAAATCGCCGAATCCATTGCGTTACCGTTTGCAGGGGTCACCGACAGTATTTTAGAATCGCTGAAACGCGAGAAATTGATCGAAGTCAAATCGTCGCAGGGAGGCTTGGGCGAAGGTTCGTACACCTACGGCATCACCCAGGCGGGAGTGGCGCGCGCGCGCGAAGCATTGGAGCGCAGTCAATATTCGGGTCCCGCGCCGGTGCCTTTCGAAGTATATAACGAAGCGATCCGCCGGCAACGCGCCGGACGGCTCACGGTGACCACGCGGACGATGCGCCAGATCCTTTCACAACTCATCATCTCTGAAAAAACCTTTCAAAAATTAGGGCCCGCGCTCAACTCCGGTTCGTCGATTTTCCTATATGGACCTCCCGGGAATGGGAAGACGAGTGTGGCGCGCGCGTTTGGCAATCTTGCATTGAGCCAGGTCTTGTATGTGCCATACGCGCTCTACCTCGATGGGCAGGTGATCAAAGTTTACGACCAAGTCAGCCACCGCCTCGTGCCGGAAGGGGAGGGTGGCTCCTCCTCGGGAACGGGAAGCACGGGCAATTTACGCACCAGCCAGCGACGGGATCCGCGTTGGGTGAAGATTCGCAGACCCTTTGTGGTGGTTGGCGGCGAGTTGACGCTCGAAGGCTTGGACTTGGTGTACGACGATGTGCACAAATATTATGAAGCGCCGTTTCAGGTGAAAGCCAACGGCGGCATCCTCTTGATCGACGACTTTGGGCGGCAACAGGTGCGCCCGCGCGACCTGCTCAACCGCTGGATCGTGCCGCTCGAAAACCGCGTCGATTTCCTCACGCTTCACAACGGACGCAAGGTTGAGGTGCCCTTCGACGTGACGATCGTCTTCTCGACGAATCTGCCTCCCAAAGACCTCGTGGACGAAGCCTTCCTGCGCCGCCTGCGGCACAAGATTGAGATCGGCGACCCGAGTTACGAAGAGTATCGCGAAATCTTCAAGCGCGTCGCCTCGGATAAGCGCGTGGAATATAACGACCAGGGACTCGCGTACCTGTTGCAGGAATGGTACATCAAACGGAATCGCAAACTACGCGCCTCGCATCCGCGCGACCTATGCGACCAGATCCTCGACATTTCAAGTTACCTGGGCGCGCCGCCAGCCATGTCGCGGGATATGCTCGACCGCGCGGCAAGCGCTTACTTTGTGGATATTTAA
- a CDS encoding serine/threonine protein kinase — MLPPLKSGEVLRSRYKIRERIGQGGMGSIYLADDTRLKGRECALKEVEYDRALPEKIREEAREQFLREATILARLDHPNLPKVSDFFSNGPRDYLVMDYVPGNDLRHMMIEARRKHHFLPEKEVLAWAEQIASALTYLHGQEPPIVHRDIKPSNLKLMPYGLIKLVDFGLVKILAPEEVTITIIQGQGTALYTPLEQYGGSDVHTDIRSDIYAFGATLYHLLTNESPADARKRFLSPESLVPIREINPHVSQKTEKAIQWAMSLHPDERPPSVDEFRKALLGFSESPSNPLLPLRRPRPETVSDYLGNPTETTLAWSAGVLLLVSLLATLAR; from the coding sequence TTGCTCCCACCCCTGAAGAGCGGGGAGGTCTTGCGCAGTCGCTACAAAATCCGAGAACGCATCGGACAAGGCGGCATGGGCTCGATCTATCTCGCCGACGATACACGCCTAAAAGGGCGCGAGTGCGCGTTGAAAGAGGTTGAATACGACCGCGCGCTCCCGGAAAAAATACGCGAAGAAGCCCGCGAACAATTTTTGCGCGAGGCAACCATATTGGCGCGTCTCGATCATCCCAACCTGCCGAAAGTATCGGACTTCTTCTCGAACGGGCCCCGTGATTATCTGGTGATGGACTATGTGCCAGGCAACGACTTGCGCCACATGATGATCGAAGCGCGTCGCAAACATCACTTCCTGCCCGAAAAAGAAGTGCTTGCCTGGGCGGAGCAGATCGCCAGCGCGCTCACCTACCTGCACGGGCAAGAACCGCCCATCGTCCACCGCGACATCAAACCCAGCAACCTCAAACTCATGCCCTACGGCTTGATCAAACTTGTGGATTTCGGCTTGGTGAAAATTCTCGCCCCCGAAGAAGTGACCATCACCATCATTCAAGGACAGGGCACGGCCTTGTACACTCCGCTCGAACAATACGGCGGAAGCGATGTGCATACGGACATCCGCTCGGATATTTACGCGTTCGGCGCCACGCTGTATCACTTGTTGACAAACGAATCGCCTGCCGACGCGCGCAAACGCTTCCTCTCCCCTGAAAGCCTGGTTCCCATTCGGGAGATCAATCCCCACGTGTCGCAGAAAACCGAGAAAGCCATCCAATGGGCAATGTCTCTTCACCCCGACGAACGACCGCCGTCGGTTGACGAGTTCCGCAAAGCCCTGCTTGGGTTCAGCGAATCGCCGAGCAATCCCCTCCTGCCCTTGCGCCGTCCGCGTCCTGAAACCGTGTCAGATTATCTTGGCAACCCAACGGAAACGACGCTCGCATGGAGCGCGGGGGTGCTTTTGCTCGTTAGCTTGCTCGCGACCCTTGCCCGTTGA
- a CDS encoding FHA domain-containing protein: MKKTEDYPLLIAEDGPLKGKRWQLSQTVVLGRESTCDVVVADRQISRFHARMTPTNEGVMLEDLGSKNGTYHNGIMLSAPVMLQDGDRLAVGIAQQFTYLTSDATMPLLDGGKPGRLMIDQKSRRVWVRQQELEPPLSAQQFRLLWLLYDTQGQVISRPDLVTAVWSDDQSAGVSDQALDALVRRLRERLAALDPGHQYIDTVRGHGIRLDNPST; this comes from the coding sequence ATGAAAAAAACAGAAGATTATCCGTTATTGATCGCCGAGGATGGGCCGCTCAAAGGCAAACGCTGGCAGTTAAGTCAGACCGTTGTGCTGGGGCGCGAATCTACGTGCGATGTGGTTGTTGCCGACCGGCAGATTTCGCGCTTCCACGCGCGCATGACGCCGACCAACGAAGGGGTGATGCTCGAGGATCTGGGGAGTAAGAACGGAACGTATCACAACGGCATCATGCTTTCGGCTCCTGTGATGTTGCAGGATGGCGACCGTCTGGCGGTGGGAATTGCCCAGCAATTCACCTACCTCACCTCCGACGCCACCATGCCCCTGCTGGATGGCGGCAAGCCGGGCAGATTGATGATCGATCAAAAATCGCGCCGCGTGTGGGTGCGCCAGCAGGAACTCGAGCCTCCGCTTTCCGCTCAACAATTCCGCTTGCTGTGGTTGTTGTACGATACGCAGGGACAAGTGATCAGCCGTCCCGATCTGGTGACGGCGGTGTGGAGCGACGATCAATCTGCGGGCGTGTCTGATCAGGCGTTGGATGCCTTGGTGCGCCGCCTGCGCGAACGCCTCGCCGCGCTCGACCCGGGTCACCAATACATAGACACGGTGCGCGGTCACGGAATCCGATTGGATAATCCGTCAACATGA
- a CDS encoding HEAT repeat domain-containing protein has translation MNALQDLLNDLASKDEARAEKSISALVDFGKDAIPSLLKLSASAEVDTRWWAVRALSQAPHVSTGQLLPFLSDTAPEVRQCAALGLAEKPDESATQPLVRALSDADAMVCSLAARALVKIGKPAVPSLIEAVNHKSQAVRIHAIRALAEIRDPRAIPTLMKVMEEDSALLQHWAKEGLERLGLDMVYLKPV, from the coding sequence GTGAACGCGCTGCAAGATCTCCTGAACGACCTCGCCAGCAAAGACGAAGCGCGGGCAGAAAAATCCATTTCGGCGCTCGTTGATTTCGGTAAAGATGCGATTCCCTCGCTTTTGAAGTTGAGCGCCTCTGCTGAAGTGGATACTCGTTGGTGGGCGGTTCGCGCGCTGTCACAAGCGCCTCATGTTTCGACGGGACAATTGCTCCCGTTTCTCAGCGATACCGCCCCTGAAGTTCGCCAATGCGCGGCACTGGGGCTGGCAGAGAAACCCGACGAAAGCGCGACCCAGCCACTCGTCCGCGCGTTGAGCGATGCCGACGCGATGGTCTGTAGCCTCGCGGCGCGTGCGTTGGTCAAAATCGGCAAACCCGCTGTCCCGTCGCTGATCGAAGCGGTGAATCACAAATCGCAAGCGGTGAGAATTCACGCCATCCGCGCGCTGGCGGAGATCCGCGACCCTCGCGCCATCCCCACGTTGATGAAGGTGATGGAGGAAGATTCGGCGCTCTTGCAACATTGGGCGAAAGAAGGCTTGGAACGACTTGGATTGGATATGGTGTATTTGAAACCGGTGTAA